From Mannheimia pernigra, one genomic window encodes:
- a CDS encoding alpha/beta fold hydrolase: MTKKLGLNFLYQPAKHNPNAQTMVFLHGLFGDMNNLGIIAKSFEEDYSVLRVDLRNHGRSFHSVEMNYSLIAQDLKALFVEQNIQNAIVVGHSMGGKSAMALANLAPELVDKLIVIDIAPVTYTQNRHKQIFEGLFAVKMAKPETRQHAKTVMAEYIPDQGIQQFMLKSFDAQSEQLFRFNLTALHQNYQNLMDWNEVFVNVPTLFIKGALSDYIQSAHTETILKQFPHVKSFIVANADHWVHAEKPETVVRAIKKFLEK, from the coding sequence ATGACAAAAAAATTAGGTTTAAATTTTCTTTATCAGCCAGCTAAACATAATCCAAATGCCCAAACAATGGTGTTTTTACATGGGTTATTTGGCGATATGAATAATTTAGGTATTATTGCCAAATCGTTTGAAGAAGATTACTCCGTGCTGAGAGTGGATCTTAGAAATCACGGAAGATCTTTTCATTCCGTAGAAATGAATTATTCGTTGATTGCTCAAGATTTAAAAGCGTTATTCGTTGAACAAAATATTCAAAATGCTATTGTGGTGGGGCATTCAATGGGCGGTAAGAGTGCGATGGCATTAGCGAACCTCGCCCCAGAATTGGTGGATAAATTAATTGTGATTGATATTGCTCCTGTAACCTATACGCAAAATCGCCATAAACAGATTTTTGAAGGTCTATTTGCAGTAAAAATGGCTAAGCCCGAGACTCGCCAACACGCAAAAACAGTGATGGCAGAGTATATTCCTGATCAAGGTATTCAGCAATTTATGTTGAAATCCTTTGATGCACAAAGCGAACAATTATTCCGATTTAATTTAACAGCGTTGCATCAAAATTACCAAAATCTAATGGATTGGAATGAGGTATTTGTGAATGTCCCCACTCTTTTTATTAAAGGGGCATTATCCGATTATATTCAATCAGCACATACAGAAACCATATTAAAACAGTTTCCACACGTGAAATCTTTTATTGTGGCAAATGCTGATCACTGGGTTCACGCTGAAAAACCAGAGACAGTTGTACGAGCAATTAAAAAATTTTTAGAGAAATAA